CGTATACCGGCGTGCGTGCCGCCATCCTCGGCGCGTTGGAGGCGAACGGAGGCGGCGCCTACGTCCAAACGCACATTTCCCACGTGTATTCCGACGGCGCATCCCTGTACTTCACGTTTTTGGCTGGGCTGGAGGAGGACGGGCTGGCGCAGAATGCCCGTGTGAAGGCGGCTGCGTCAAAGGCCATTGTGGCCGCGGGCGCCACCATCACCCACCACCACGCAGTGGGCATTGACCACGCTCCCTACATGGGTGCGGAAATCGGCGAGCTTGGCATCAAGGTGCTGGCCGGGATCAAGGACACGCTGGATCCGGAGGGCATCATGAATCCGGGAAAGCTCATCCCTGCCGCTTCTTCCACGGCGCCAGCCGCCGACTCCACCGACTCCGCCAAATCCGCCGAGATGTGAGATCACGCCCTGTGCACTTCGCCGAGGTGTGAGATAACGCCCGGTGCTCCCCCGCCCCATCCACCCGAAGGAACAACCATGACCATCGAATCCCTCGCCGGATCCACCGTCCTGATCACCGGCGCCGCCATGGGAATGGGCAAAATGTACGCCCACCTGGCCGTGCAAGACCACGCCGCGCATGTTGTCTTGTGGGACGTGAACGCCGGGGCGCTGGAGGAGGCCGCCGCCGAACTGAGGGGCCGCGGCTCCAACATCCACCCCTATGTGGTTGATGTCAGCAGGCTTGAGGACATCGAGGCGGTGGCGCAACAGGTGCGCACCGAGGTGGGCACCCCGGACATCCTGATCAACAACGCCGGCATTGTGCGTGGCAAATACTTCTGGGAGCACGACCAGCGGGCCGACATCGCCGCCACCATGGCGATTAATACGCTGGCCCTGATGCATATCACCCGGGAGTTTCTGCCGGCCATGATCAGCGGCGGGAGGACGTCGCGCATTGTGAACGTGGCCTCGGCCGCCGGGCTGCTGGCGAACCCGCGCATGAGTGTCTATTCATCATCCAAGTGGGCAGTGATCGGCTGGAGCGATTCGCTGCGTCTCGAGCTCAAGCAGGCCGGCCACAACCACATCCTCGTCACCACCTTCTGCCCGTCCTACATCAAGACCGGAATGTTTGAGGGCGCCCGCGGCCCGCTGCTGACTCCGCTCATGGAGCCCGAGGCCGTGACCGAGCGAGTGTGGCGGGCCATGAAGGAAGGCACCCCGATGCTCATGATGCCGTGGACCGTGAAACTGAGCACGGCACTGCGCGGCGTGCTGCCGATCGCCGCCTGGGACGTGGTGGCCGGGCGCGTGTTTGGCGTCTACAAGTCGATGGAGCATTTCACGGGCCGGAAGTGAGGTCTACCGCCCGGTGAATCCCGGCTTCCGCTTGGCCGTAAAGGCTGCGAAGCCCTCCGCATAATCGGCCGTTGTGGATAGGCCCACCTGCGCCTCATTTTCAAGCACGACGGCGTCCCACAGTCCCAGCCGCCTCTCCCGTAGCGCTGCCACAAGGGTTTTGCTGGCATTGAAGGCCTTGGTTGGGCCGGTGGCGGTTTTGGCTGCCGCGGCCCGGGTGACTTCCACGAGTTCCTCCGCCGGCAGTGCCCGGCTGAACAGTCCTGCCGCCACGGCCTCGCTGCCGCTGATCAAATCCGATGTGTATATAAGGTCAAGGGTGCGGTGTGCGCCCAGGGTTTCGGTGAACAGCCAGTGCCCGCCGGAATCCAGTGTGGCTCCGAGGTTGCCAAACGGCGAACCAAACTTGGCATTCTCCGCCACGTACACCACGTCCGTGGCGATCAGCAGACCCAGCCCCACTCCAAGGCAGGCGCCCTGTGCTGCCGCAAATGTGGGTGCGGGAAAGGCAGCCATCTTTTGCAGCAACGGGGTCAGCAGGCCTTCGAGGTAGCCGCGGGCGTCGTCGTTGGCGCCGTCCACCCCGGCAATGTCGCGGCCCGCGCAAAACGCCCGCCCCTCGCCGCGGAGCACCAAGGCCCGCACCGCGCCAGCCGCAACTTCAGCCGCCGCTTCGTCATAAACGGCACTGAGCTCCCTCAGCCCGTCTTCGTTGAGGGAGTTCAGCTTGTGAGGGGCGTTCAGCACAATTTCGGCAACGCCATGAGCGATGAACAGTTCAATCACGATAACTCCTCAGCCGTCGTAGTCAACGGTGACCTCCGGCGTGGTGGGGTGGGATTGGCAGGTGAGGACGTAGCCGGCGGCAAGCTCCTCGGGTTCAAGCGCGTAGTTTTCATCCATGGCCACTTGCCCGGACACCAGCTTGGCGCGGCAGGTGCCGCACACGCCTCCCGCGCAGGCGAACGGCACATCGGGGCGCACACGCAAGGCAGCGTTGAGCACGGATTCCCGGGCGTGGACAGGGCTGCGGATTTCCGCGGTGAGTCCGTCGAGCGTGAACGTGATCTTGCACGTTTCCTCGGAGGAGTCGATCAGCACGGGCCGGCCGTGCTGGCCTGCGGGACGGTCCGGGCGGCCCGTTGTGAACAGCTCAAAACGGACGTCGCTGCGGGAAACGCCGCGGGCTTCGAGGACGTCGCGGCACAGCTGGACGAGTTCGAAGGGGCCGCAGAGGAACCATTCGTCGACGTCGTCCGCGTGGATGGCCTTCGTCAGCAGTGCCTCCAGCTTCTCGGCGTCGAGCCGCCCGCTGAGCAGCGGGGCGATGCGTTGTTCGCGCGAGAGCACATGGTGCAGGGCGAAACGGCCCGGATACCTGTCCTTCAAATCCGCCAGCTCCTCGAGGAACATGACGTCCATGGCTGCCTTGTTGGCGTAGACCAAGTCCAGGCGGGTGTCCTCGCTACCACCCAGCAGC
This genomic interval from Arthrobacter sp. PAMC 25486 contains the following:
- a CDS encoding SDR family NAD(P)-dependent oxidoreductase, whose product is MTIESLAGSTVLITGAAMGMGKMYAHLAVQDHAAHVVLWDVNAGALEEAAAELRGRGSNIHPYVVDVSRLEDIEAVAQQVRTEVGTPDILINNAGIVRGKYFWEHDQRADIAATMAINTLALMHITREFLPAMISGGRTSRIVNVASAAGLLANPRMSVYSSSKWAVIGWSDSLRLELKQAGHNHILVTTFCPSYIKTGMFEGARGPLLTPLMEPEAVTERVWRAMKEGTPMLMMPWTVKLSTALRGVLPIAAWDVVAGRVFGVYKSMEHFTGRK
- a CDS encoding enoyl-CoA hydratase/isomerase family protein gives rise to the protein MIELFIAHGVAEIVLNAPHKLNSLNEDGLRELSAVYDEAAAEVAAGAVRALVLRGEGRAFCAGRDIAGVDGANDDARGYLEGLLTPLLQKMAAFPAPTFAAAQGACLGVGLGLLIATDVVYVAENAKFGSPFGNLGATLDSGGHWLFTETLGAHRTLDLIYTSDLISGSEAVAAGLFSRALPAEELVEVTRAAAAKTATGPTKAFNASKTLVAALRERRLGLWDAVVLENEAQVGLSTTADYAEGFAAFTAKRKPGFTGR
- the paaE gene encoding 1,2-phenylacetyl-CoA epoxidase subunit PaaE, whose product is MSVPVSVPTDATARRRASFHELEVSEVHRLTEDAIEVTFAVPAGLAGWYDYLPGQYVALRVHMPDEHGVLRELRRSYSLCAVPVQFPDSSSELRIAIKRDIGGEFSTWANAELVAGAVMEVMSPQGAFISRSGLPNPQNVLTSMNHPENLGRRTGKYVAIAAGSGITPVMALARSLLGGSEDTRLDLVYANKAAMDVMFLEELADLKDRYPGRFALHHVLSREQRIAPLLSGRLDAEKLEALLTKAIHADDVDEWFLCGPFELVQLCRDVLEARGVSRSDVRFELFTTGRPDRPAGQHGRPVLIDSSEETCKITFTLDGLTAEIRSPVHARESVLNAALRVRPDVPFACAGGVCGTCRAKLVSGQVAMDENYALEPEELAAGYVLTCQSHPTTPEVTVDYDG